Proteins encoded by one window of Arachis ipaensis cultivar K30076 chromosome B04, Araip1.1, whole genome shotgun sequence:
- the LOC107638061 gene encoding protein PAIR1-like isoform X2 — MARPKWNSADPKNQLSEGLEHRIGIMETSLSRFAMILDSVQSDVMQVNKGTKENNLEMECIRQKLIVHDNSLQLMIKGQEEIKASIDGNLKLLSEQLCKFTSQEKLQEVSLIVSTLPQIIETSFKSLQQEIHAKFTEEMQEISCNLKRFNQRDLAQSTLSTKSISNQVTKREWPQPPNIEAKNTLHGTVASKEEMEIWKQVKRARVTFSDKCLDEQKQKEPYTEKYVRGGKESVIVIDSSSEETAGSCSCFEENIDLYGSFTKEETEEAQRIIQRARKRKRRYSKPVVNR, encoded by the exons ATGGCCAG GCCCAAATGGAATTCTGCAGATCCTAAAA ATCAGTTAAGTGAAGGACTTGAACACAGAATCGGGATAATGGAAACTTCATTGAGCAGGTTTGCAATGATCTTGGATTCTGTTCAAAGTGATGTAATGCAAGTAAACAAAGGAACAAAGGAAAATAATTTAGAGA TGGAATGCATTCGGCAGAAGCTGATCGTTCACGATAACTCACTGCAATTAATG ATAAAAGGACAAGAAGAGATCAAAGCAAGCATTGATGGGAACTTAAAATTGTTATCTGAACAATTGTGCAAGTTTACAAGCCAAGAGAAGTTACAGGAAGTATCTTTGATAGTTTCAACCTTGCCACAGATAATAGAAACCTCTTTTAAAAGTCTGCAACAAGAAATCCATGCCAAATTCACTGAGGAAATGCAG GAAATCTCTTGCAATTTGAAACGCTTCAATCAGAGGGATCTGGCACAGTCTACCCTATCTACAAAG AGTATAAGCAACCAGGTTACCAAACGGGAATGGCCTCAACCTCCAAATAT CGAAGCGAAAAATACTTTACATGGTACTGTGGCTTCAAAAGAAGAAATGGAAATCTGGAAGCAAGTAAAAAGAGCCAGAGTTACATTTTCAGATAAATGTCTTGACGAGCAGAAGCAAAAAGAGCCATACACTGAAAAG TATGTAAGGGGAGGAAAAGAATCTGTAATTGTCATTGATTCTTCTTCTGAGGAGACTGCTGGAAGTTGTTCCTGCTTTGAAGAAAACATAG ACCTATATGGAAGTTTCACCAAGGAAGAAACTGAAGAAGCGCAAAGGATTATCCAAAGAGCAAGGAAGCGCAAGAGAAGGTATTCTAAACCTGTAGTCAATCGTTGA
- the LOC107638061 gene encoding protein PAIR1-like isoform X1: MLKFLNRIFNSFSFSVCFSFCSVRSNIHDLNEQRDLHLNQKEKPFGSLNGEEEMKINKACDLSSISVLPQHARRPNTVASGLQSSQPRSQPSQQSFCTGLSSQPAMFSQFSQSQTSVDEAVINGQRGCSQEHHKSVRRNSCFPRLTYSREESQQPNLISSSNFRPKWNSADPKNQLSEGLEHRIGIMETSLSRFAMILDSVQSDVMQVNKGTKENNLEMECIRQKLIVHDNSLQLMIKGQEEIKASIDGNLKLLSEQLCKFTSQEKLQEVSLIVSTLPQIIETSFKSLQQEIHAKFTEEMQEISCNLKRFNQRDLAQSTLSTKSISNQVTKREWPQPPNIEAKNTLHGTVASKEEMEIWKQVKRARVTFSDKCLDEQKQKEPYTEKYVRGGKESVIVIDSSSEETAGSCSCFEENIDLYGSFTKEETEEAQRIIQRARKRKRRYSKPVVNR, from the exons ATGCTCAAATTTCTGAATAGAATcttcaattctttttctttttccgttTGTTTTTCCTTCTGTTCAGTTCGTTCCAATATTCACGATCTGAACGAACAGAGAGATTTGCATCTAAATCAGAAGGAAAAACCGTTTGGATCTCTGAACggagaagaagagatgaagatcaACAAAGCCTGCGATCTTAGCTCTATCTCAGTCCTACCTCAACACGCAAG GAGACCTAACACCGTAGCAAGCGGGTTGCAGTCATCACAGCCTCGCTCACAACCATCACAGCAATCGTTCTGTACTGGACTTTCATCTCAACCTGCAATGTTTTCTCAGTTCTCTCAAAGTCAAACCTCAGTTGATGAGGCTGTGATAAATGGCCAG AGAGGGTGTTCTCAAGAACATCATAAATCTGTTAGGAGGAATTCTTGCTTTCCCCGACTCACATACTCAAGGGAAGAGAGTCAACAACCTAATTTGATATCTTCATCCAATTTCAGGCCCAAATGGAATTCTGCAGATCCTAAAA ATCAGTTAAGTGAAGGACTTGAACACAGAATCGGGATAATGGAAACTTCATTGAGCAGGTTTGCAATGATCTTGGATTCTGTTCAAAGTGATGTAATGCAAGTAAACAAAGGAACAAAGGAAAATAATTTAGAGA TGGAATGCATTCGGCAGAAGCTGATCGTTCACGATAACTCACTGCAATTAATG ATAAAAGGACAAGAAGAGATCAAAGCAAGCATTGATGGGAACTTAAAATTGTTATCTGAACAATTGTGCAAGTTTACAAGCCAAGAGAAGTTACAGGAAGTATCTTTGATAGTTTCAACCTTGCCACAGATAATAGAAACCTCTTTTAAAAGTCTGCAACAAGAAATCCATGCCAAATTCACTGAGGAAATGCAG GAAATCTCTTGCAATTTGAAACGCTTCAATCAGAGGGATCTGGCACAGTCTACCCTATCTACAAAG AGTATAAGCAACCAGGTTACCAAACGGGAATGGCCTCAACCTCCAAATAT CGAAGCGAAAAATACTTTACATGGTACTGTGGCTTCAAAAGAAGAAATGGAAATCTGGAAGCAAGTAAAAAGAGCCAGAGTTACATTTTCAGATAAATGTCTTGACGAGCAGAAGCAAAAAGAGCCATACACTGAAAAG TATGTAAGGGGAGGAAAAGAATCTGTAATTGTCATTGATTCTTCTTCTGAGGAGACTGCTGGAAGTTGTTCCTGCTTTGAAGAAAACATAG ACCTATATGGAAGTTTCACCAAGGAAGAAACTGAAGAAGCGCAAAGGATTATCCAAAGAGCAAGGAAGCGCAAGAGAAGGTATTCTAAACCTGTAGTCAATCGTTGA